A stretch of the Equus caballus isolate H_3958 breed thoroughbred chromosome X, TB-T2T, whole genome shotgun sequence genome encodes the following:
- the PABPC1L2A gene encoding polyadenylate-binding protein 1-like 2, with product MASLYVGDLHPEVTEAMLYEKFSPAGPILSIRICRDKITRRSLGYAYVNYQQPVDAKRALETLNFDVIKGRPVRIMWSQRDPSLRKSGVGNVFIKNLGKTIDNKALYNIFSAFGNILSCKVACDEKGPKGYGFVHFQKQESAERAIDAMNGMFLNYRKIFVGRFKSHKEREAERGAWARQSTSADVKDFEEDTDEEATFR from the coding sequence ATGGCCTCGCTGTACGTGGGCGACCTGCACCCTGAGGTGACAGAGGCAATGCTGTACGAGAAGTTCAGCCCGGCCGGGCCCATCCTCTCCATCCGCATTTGCAGGGACAAGATCACCCGCCGTTCCTTGGGCTACGCGTATGTCAACTACCAGCAACCGGTGGACGCCAAGCGGGCCCTGGAGACCCTGAACTTTGATGTCATCAAGGGCAGGCCGGTGCGCATCATGTGGTCCCAGCGGGACCCCTCGCTCCGCAAGAGCGGGGTGGGCAACGTCTTCATCAAGAATCTGGGCAAGACCATCGACAACAAGGCGCTGTACAACATCTTCTCGGCGTTCGGCAACATCCTCTCCTGCAAAGTGGCCTGCGACGAAAAGGGGCCCAAGGGCTACGGGTTCGTGCACTTCCAGAAGCAGGAGTCTGCGGAGCGGGCCATCGATGCGATGAATGGCATGTTCCTGAACTACCGCAAAATTTTCGTGGGAAGATTCAAGTCGCATAAAGAACGAGAGGCCGAAAGGGGAGCCTGGGCCAGGCAGTCCACTAGTGCTGACGTCAAGGATTTCGAGGAAGACACCGATGAGGAGGCTACCTTTCGATGA